A part of Paenibacillus sp. sptzw28 genomic DNA contains:
- a CDS encoding glycoside hydrolase family 43 protein: MTLKLPATSKWITAMLCILLALSLCVVVRSGTAEAATNVYTMSAFTNTSESNLYMYQSYDGTNFGLMKGPAYTPPTGLIRDPSIMKHSDGKYYIVYTTNWSGNTFGIASSPDRLNWTFVRNVTLSLPGGIGHTWAPEWFKDSDGSLNVIVSLSPGNYANFLPYKITALSSELATTSFSAPTALSGIGPNYIDTFIVKIGSTYHAFTKNETTKYIEYATATNLTGPYTFKSTDNWADWGSWVEGPALVQLDNGAWRIYFDSYTDSKYYYSDSSDGFNTWSAKQVLPGLSGTVRHMTVLKETGQPGDIRRLESYNFQNYFVRHYDFQARIDQNVSPIDDSRFRIVPGLASSSGISFESVNFPGYYLRHKNYVLVLEKPDGTSTFNSDATFKRVAGLASSSGWVSYQSYNFPSRYIRHYSNYLRIDPISTTLEKADATFREVLP, translated from the coding sequence ATGACCCTTAAATTACCTGCTACAAGTAAATGGATAACCGCGATGCTTTGTATTCTGCTGGCCCTTTCCCTGTGTGTCGTAGTTCGTTCGGGAACTGCCGAGGCAGCTACAAATGTTTATACGATGTCTGCATTTACGAATACCAGCGAATCCAACCTGTATATGTATCAATCCTATGACGGAACAAATTTCGGACTGATGAAAGGTCCGGCTTACACACCACCGACCGGACTCATCAGAGATCCGAGCATCATGAAACATTCCGATGGCAAGTACTACATTGTTTACACAACTAACTGGTCTGGCAACACATTCGGCATCGCGTCAAGCCCGGATCGCTTGAATTGGACTTTCGTTCGCAACGTTACTTTATCGTTGCCGGGAGGTATCGGACACACCTGGGCCCCAGAATGGTTTAAAGATTCGGATGGAAGCCTGAATGTTATCGTTTCATTATCTCCCGGCAATTACGCCAACTTTCTTCCTTACAAAATCACTGCGTTAAGCAGCGAGTTGGCGACGACGTCCTTTTCGGCTCCCACGGCTCTTTCTGGGATCGGTCCGAATTATATTGATACCTTCATTGTCAAGATCGGCTCGACTTACCACGCATTCACCAAGAACGAAACGACAAAATACATCGAATACGCCACGGCAACCAACTTGACCGGACCGTATACCTTTAAAAGTACAGACAATTGGGCCGACTGGGGCTCTTGGGTCGAGGGACCTGCCCTTGTTCAGCTGGATAACGGCGCTTGGAGAATCTATTTCGACTCTTATACGGACTCAAAATACTATTATAGCGATTCTTCCGACGGCTTTAACACATGGAGTGCCAAACAGGTGTTGCCGGGACTCTCGGGTACTGTCAGACATATGACCGTTCTTAAGGAAACGGGACAGCCTGGGGATATCAGGAGACTCGAATCTTACAACTTCCAGAATTATTTCGTACGCCATTATGATTTCCAAGCGCGTATTGACCAAAATGTCAGCCCGATCGACGATTCCAGATTTCGGATCGTTCCCGGATTAGCCAGTTCGTCCGGCATCTCGTTCGAGTCTGTGAATTTTCCCGGTTATTATTTAAGGCATAAAAACTATGTCCTTGTTTTGGAGAAACCAGACGGAACATCCACGTTCAATAGCGATGCCACCTTCAAAAGAGTGGCCGGGTTAGCGAGTTCCAGCGGTTGGGTATCTTACCAGTCCTATAACTTCCCCAGCCGGTATATTCGACATTACAGTAATTACTTAAGAATTGACCCCATTTCGACTACGTTAGAAAAAGCGGATGCCACTTTCCGTGAGGTATTACCGTAA
- a CDS encoding NAD(P)-binding domain-containing protein translates to MVEASQRKKVEPTPVTILGLGPMGRALAGTFLSNGHPTTVWNRSTGKADELLRRGATLANTAADAAVASPLIVVCVLNYHAVHSILGQIGVAIQGRTLGTSPEVRRKVQEK, encoded by the coding sequence ATGGTAGAAGCTAGTCAAAGAAAAAAAGTTGAACCTACACCGGTGACAATCTTAGGTCTTGGTCCTATGGGGAGGGCGCTGGCGGGTACGTTTTTAAGCAACGGTCATCCGACGACTGTATGGAATCGCTCGACGGGAAAAGCAGACGAACTCCTCCGTCGTGGAGCAACATTGGCAAATACGGCAGCTGATGCGGCCGTGGCGAGCCCATTAATCGTCGTCTGTGTGCTGAACTATCACGCAGTACATTCCATTCTTGGGCAAATCGGTGTTGCAATTCAGGGAAGAACATTGGGAACCTCACCGGAGGTTCGCCGGAAGGTGCAAGAAAAATAG
- a CDS encoding MerR family transcriptional regulator — protein sequence MKISELSKITGVSVRSIRHYEKKNLISVSRLENGYREFNEAAINQIKQIKSYLKLGLTTEQIERTLNCTDSDSQEAIEQCQNMLRVYEAHLSEINQTMETLANVQQELQVQIETMKISLQKYGLEE from the coding sequence TTGAAAATTAGTGAACTTTCTAAAATAACCGGTGTCAGTGTCCGTTCGATCAGACATTATGAAAAAAAGAATTTAATTTCCGTCTCTCGACTTGAAAATGGATATCGGGAATTTAATGAAGCCGCCATTAACCAAATAAAACAGATCAAGTCATACCTGAAACTGGGTCTGACTACTGAACAAATCGAGAGAACCTTAAATTGCACTGACTCTGATTCACAAGAAGCAATCGAACAGTGCCAAAACATGCTTCGTGTGTATGAAGCTCATTTATCTGAAATCAATCAGACAATGGAAACGTTGGCGAATGTTCAGCAAGAATTGCAAGTACAGATTGAAACCATGAAAATAAGCTTGCAAAAGTATGGATTAGAAGAATAA